One Anas platyrhynchos isolate ZD024472 breed Pekin duck chromosome 2, IASCAAS_PekinDuck_T2T, whole genome shotgun sequence DNA segment encodes these proteins:
- the NRN1 gene encoding neuritin: MGLKLNGRYISLILAVQIAYLVQAVRAAGRCDAVFRGFSDCLLRLGDNMANYPQDLDDKRNLQTICAYWDDFHACTLTALTDCQEGATDLWEKLRRESKNLDFQGSLFELCGGGSGAASSLLPPALPVLLAALWAALVTWLPF; the protein is encoded by the exons ATGGGACTTAAGTTGAACGGCAGATACATTTCTCTGATCCTTGCTGTGCAGATAG CCTACCTGGTGCAGGCGGTGAGAGCGGCAGGGCGGTGCGATGCGGTCTTTAGGGGCTTCTCGGACTGTTTGCTGCGGCTGGGCGATAACATGGCCAACTACCCGCAGGACCTGGACGACAAGAGAAATCTCCAAACGATCTGCGC GTACTGGGATGATTTCCACGCCTGCACCCTCACAGCGCTCACCGATTGCCAGGAAGGAGCGACAGACCTCTGGGAGAAATTGAGACGGGAGTCCAAAAACCTCGATTTCCAAGGCAGCTTATTTGAACTGTGCGGAGGCGGCAGCGGCGCCGCATCGTCCCTCCTCCCGCCGGCTTTGCCCGTGCTCCTGGCGGCTCTGTGGGCCGCCCTAGTGACCTGGCTGCCTTTTTAG